In one window of Gemmatimonadaceae bacterium DNA:
- a CDS encoding helix-turn-helix domain-containing protein → MGVIATLLAHEPRLARLRSAARDRYRFVPCEDWTSLTRACERGPINVVVFDLYVDGRADFERVRQLRVRVPRAALVAYVDVTRERAKDMFDAGRCGIDVLVVAEETDTPAALAALLDQAEARSVSSLLKPHLAGLRSVVRDAVMLSVTRAHERLTPDSLARLIAVSRRLLSKRLEGAQLPPPHQMLTWGRLIVAASMLEDGSRSADGVASALDFPSGSAFRNTCQRYLGCTPHQIRLRGGAGWVIQELLVNREKRREIGAHEDDLSESAAA, encoded by the coding sequence ATGGGTGTAATCGCGACGCTCCTCGCCCATGAGCCCCGGCTCGCGCGCCTTCGCAGTGCGGCGCGTGACCGGTATCGCTTCGTGCCGTGCGAGGACTGGACTTCGTTGACCCGTGCGTGCGAGCGCGGGCCAATCAACGTGGTGGTCTTCGACCTGTACGTTGACGGACGCGCCGATTTCGAGCGCGTGCGTCAGCTGCGGGTGCGCGTGCCGCGCGCGGCGCTCGTCGCCTACGTCGACGTCACACGGGAACGGGCGAAGGACATGTTTGATGCCGGCCGATGTGGCATCGATGTGCTGGTGGTGGCCGAAGAGACGGACACCCCTGCCGCGCTCGCCGCGCTGCTCGATCAGGCGGAAGCACGCAGCGTGTCCAGTCTGCTCAAGCCGCATCTCGCCGGCCTGCGCAGTGTCGTGCGTGACGCCGTGATGCTATCGGTGACCCGTGCCCACGAACGCCTCACGCCGGACAGCCTGGCCCGGCTCATCGCCGTCTCCCGTCGTCTGTTGTCCAAGCGACTCGAAGGCGCGCAGCTTCCGCCCCCGCATCAGATGCTCACCTGGGGCCGGCTGATCGTCGCCGCCAGCATGCTCGAGGACGGATCGCGGAGTGCCGACGGTGTGGCCAGCGCACTCGACTTTCCGTCGGGCAGCGCGTTCCGAAACACCTGCCAGCGCTACCTGGGCTGCACGCCGCATCAGATTCGACTGCGCGGCGGCGCCGGCTGGGTCATTCAGGAATTGCTCGTCAACCGCGAAAAGCGGCGCGAGATCGGCGCGCACGAAGACGACCTGTCGGAGAGCGCCGCCGCGTAG
- a CDS encoding dephospho-CoA kinase, which translates to MPAPLHIGLTGNIASGKSTVARQLAACGATIIDADILAREAVAVGTPGFKAVVAHFGPDVLTATGSLNRAALRTRVFGDATARNTLNAIVHPAVQQLRDARLRSAADRGDPVVISDIPLLFEVGLERGFDGIVLVDAPADMRRDRLVRDRGLTADEAQAMIAAQWPSDRKRAKATWVIDNDGTPEQLQARVAEVWRIILELADRRRTTTPAS; encoded by the coding sequence ATGCCCGCGCCCCTGCACATCGGCCTGACCGGCAACATCGCCAGCGGCAAGAGCACCGTGGCGCGCCAACTGGCGGCCTGTGGCGCCACCATCATCGACGCGGATATCCTGGCGCGGGAAGCCGTGGCCGTCGGCACCCCGGGATTCAAGGCCGTGGTGGCGCACTTCGGCCCCGACGTCCTCACGGCCACCGGATCGCTCAATCGCGCCGCGCTGCGCACCAGAGTCTTTGGCGACGCGACCGCGCGGAACACCCTGAATGCCATCGTGCACCCGGCCGTGCAACAGCTACGCGACGCCCGCCTGCGCTCGGCCGCCGACCGCGGCGACCCCGTGGTGATTTCGGACATTCCACTGTTGTTCGAGGTGGGACTCGAACGTGGTTTCGATGGCATCGTGCTGGTGGATGCTCCGGCTGACATGCGCCGGGATCGGCTGGTGCGGGACCGTGGGCTGACAGCGGACGAGGCGCAAGCCATGATCGCGGCCCAATGGCCGAGCGACCGGAAACGCGCCAAGGCGACCTGGGTCATCGACAACGACGGTACACCAGAGCAACTTCAAGCACGTGTGGCCGAAGTTTGGCGCATCATTCTCGAATTGGCCGACCGGCGGCGCACGACGACGCCGGCTTCCTGA
- the gcvH gene encoding glycine cleavage system protein GcvH produces MSNIPGDLRYTKEHEYVRSTDDAGVVAIGITDFAQGELGDIVYVELPKVGTAYGSHDVFGTVEAVKAVSELYMPVAGEVVEVNGRLDGEPALINTDPYGDGWMIKVRVSAGGDAGLMTAAEYTTQLGE; encoded by the coding sequence GTGTCGAATATCCCAGGCGATCTGCGCTACACGAAGGAACATGAGTATGTCCGTTCAACCGACGACGCTGGCGTCGTGGCGATCGGCATCACCGATTTTGCGCAGGGCGAACTGGGCGACATCGTCTATGTGGAACTGCCCAAGGTCGGCACCGCCTATGGCTCACACGATGTCTTCGGCACGGTCGAAGCCGTGAAGGCGGTGTCCGAACTGTACATGCCGGTGGCTGGCGAAGTCGTGGAAGTGAACGGACGACTGGACGGCGAGCCGGCCCTGATCAACACCGATCCGTATGGCGATGGGTGGATGATCAAGGTGCGCGTGAGCGCCGGCGGAGACGCGGGGCTGATGACGGCGGCGGAGTACACGACGCAACTGGGCGAGTAG
- the gcvP gene encoding aminomethyl-transferring glycine dehydrogenase, translating to MATRTASSSSFAADSFIPRHIGPNNPEQREMLASLGYDSLDAFIDAVVPESIRFRGTLATGPARSEPEVLAALKRMASRNKVYRSHLGMGYYGTHTPGVILRNVMENPAWYTAYTPYQAEIAQGRLEALLNYQTMVIDLTGLEIANASLLDEGTAAAEAMALAMASKGNGARNTFVVASDCHPQTIEVVRARAEARGVHVVVADAATLTVDETVFGVLLQYPGTDGAIVDYRGLCEQAHAEGAMVIAATDLLSLCLLSPPGEWGADIAVGSAQRFGVPMGFGGPHAAFFATRDEFKRLLPGRIIGVSRDADGNPALRMALQTREQHIRREKATSNVCTAQVLLAVMAGMYAVYHGPEGLARIALRTHGLAVALASGLEKLGFSITHENYFDTIRVEVGAHGQEDILTAAEAHHMNLRVLAPGALTVALDETTTPADIVDLWTVFNGGDVPDFAFNDVASDTDPRFDERFRRVSSYLTHPVFHRYRSETEMLRYLYALQAKDFSLVHGMIPLGSCTMKLNATAEMIPVTWPEFGQLHPFAPASQTEGYAAMFRELEQDLAEVTGFAGVSLQPNAGSQGEYAGLLVIRAYHHARGDQHRTVCLIPQSAHGTNPASAVMAGFSVVVVKTDADGNIDVGDLQAKAEQHAANLGALMVTYPSTHGVFEARIKEITAIVHQHGGQVYMDGANMNAMVGISRPGDLGADVCHLNLHKTFCIPHGGGGPGMGPIGVAPQLVPFLPTHPVISTGGSSPIGPVSAAPWGSASILPISFVYIRLMGGDGLAHATKLAILNANYIAKKLKAHYPVLYRGQNGLVAHECILDTRTVKGAAGVEVEDMAKRLMDYGFHAPTMSFPVAGTMMVEPTESESKAELDRFIEAMIGIRHEIAAIERGEADRENNVLKRAPHTAAHVTSDAWDRPYSREQAAYPTAWTRERKFWPTVARIESAFGDRNLVCACPPIEEYAAAH from the coding sequence ATGGCAACGCGTACTGCATCGTCGTCGTCCTTTGCGGCTGATTCATTCATCCCGCGCCACATCGGTCCCAATAATCCCGAGCAGCGGGAGATGTTGGCGTCACTCGGCTACGATTCACTGGATGCCTTCATCGACGCCGTGGTTCCGGAGTCGATCCGGTTTCGTGGCACGTTGGCGACCGGTCCGGCGCGAAGCGAGCCCGAGGTGCTGGCGGCGCTCAAGCGCATGGCGTCACGCAACAAGGTATATCGCTCGCACCTGGGCATGGGGTACTACGGGACGCATACCCCCGGCGTGATCCTGCGCAATGTGATGGAGAATCCGGCGTGGTACACGGCGTATACGCCCTATCAGGCCGAGATCGCCCAGGGACGACTGGAAGCGCTGCTCAACTACCAGACGATGGTCATCGATCTCACGGGCCTGGAGATTGCCAACGCCTCCCTGCTGGACGAGGGTACGGCGGCGGCCGAAGCAATGGCGCTGGCGATGGCCTCAAAAGGCAACGGTGCACGGAATACGTTTGTGGTCGCGTCCGACTGCCATCCGCAGACCATCGAGGTGGTTCGCGCCCGCGCCGAAGCGCGCGGCGTGCATGTGGTGGTCGCCGACGCTGCGACGCTGACCGTCGATGAGACGGTGTTCGGCGTGCTGTTGCAGTATCCGGGGACGGATGGCGCGATCGTGGACTATCGCGGACTGTGCGAGCAGGCACACGCCGAGGGCGCCATGGTGATCGCGGCGACCGATCTGCTCTCGCTTTGCCTGTTGTCGCCGCCCGGTGAGTGGGGGGCGGATATTGCGGTGGGTAGTGCGCAGCGATTCGGCGTGCCCATGGGATTTGGCGGACCGCACGCGGCGTTCTTTGCCACACGGGATGAATTCAAGCGGCTGTTGCCGGGTCGCATCATCGGCGTTTCGCGCGATGCCGACGGCAATCCGGCGCTGCGCATGGCGCTGCAAACGCGTGAGCAACACATCCGTCGCGAGAAGGCCACCAGCAACGTCTGCACCGCGCAGGTGTTGTTGGCCGTCATGGCGGGCATGTACGCCGTGTATCATGGACCGGAAGGACTGGCGCGCATCGCGCTGCGTACGCACGGCCTCGCGGTTGCCCTGGCGTCCGGACTCGAGAAGCTGGGGTTCTCGATCACGCACGAGAACTACTTCGACACGATTCGCGTCGAGGTGGGAGCGCACGGGCAGGAAGACATCCTGACCGCCGCCGAGGCCCATCACATGAACCTGCGCGTGCTGGCTCCCGGCGCGCTGACGGTGGCGCTCGACGAGACCACGACGCCGGCCGATATCGTGGATTTGTGGACGGTGTTCAACGGCGGTGACGTCCCGGATTTTGCGTTCAACGATGTGGCGAGCGATACCGATCCGCGATTTGACGAACGCTTCCGCCGGGTCTCGTCATACCTCACGCATCCGGTCTTCCATCGCTACCGGAGTGAGACGGAGATGCTGCGATATCTCTACGCGTTGCAGGCCAAGGACTTCTCGCTGGTGCACGGCATGATTCCGCTGGGTTCATGCACCATGAAGTTGAACGCGACCGCCGAGATGATTCCGGTGACCTGGCCGGAGTTCGGCCAGTTGCATCCGTTCGCGCCTGCGTCGCAGACGGAAGGGTATGCGGCGATGTTCCGCGAACTGGAGCAGGACCTGGCCGAGGTGACGGGATTCGCGGGTGTGTCGTTGCAGCCCAACGCCGGATCGCAGGGCGAGTATGCGGGTCTGCTGGTCATTCGGGCGTATCATCACGCGCGTGGTGACCAGCATCGGACCGTGTGCCTCATCCCGCAGTCGGCGCACGGCACCAACCCGGCCAGCGCGGTGATGGCCGGATTCTCCGTGGTGGTGGTGAAGACGGATGCCGACGGCAACATCGATGTCGGCGATCTGCAGGCCAAGGCCGAGCAGCACGCCGCCAATCTGGGCGCGCTGATGGTCACGTATCCGTCCACGCATGGCGTGTTTGAAGCGCGCATCAAGGAGATCACGGCCATCGTGCATCAGCATGGCGGCCAGGTGTACATGGATGGCGCCAATATGAATGCGATGGTGGGCATTTCGCGCCCGGGCGATCTGGGTGCGGATGTGTGCCATCTCAACCTGCACAAGACGTTCTGCATTCCCCACGGCGGGGGCGGTCCGGGCATGGGTCCGATCGGCGTCGCGCCGCAACTGGTGCCGTTCCTCCCCACGCACCCGGTGATTTCGACCGGAGGCAGTTCACCCATTGGACCGGTGTCCGCGGCGCCGTGGGGCAGCGCCAGCATTCTGCCGATCTCGTTCGTGTACATCCGCTTGATGGGTGGCGACGGATTGGCCCACGCGACGAAGCTGGCCATTCTCAACGCCAACTACATCGCGAAGAAGCTCAAGGCGCACTATCCGGTGCTGTATCGCGGCCAGAACGGGCTGGTGGCACACGAGTGCATTCTCGATACGCGCACCGTCAAGGGCGCCGCCGGCGTCGAAGTGGAAGACATGGCAAAGCGACTGATGGACTACGGCTTCCATGCGCCGACCATGTCCTTCCCGGTCGCGGGCACCATGATGGTCGAGCCGACTGAAAGCGAATCCAAGGCCGAGCTGGATCGGTTCATTGAAGCGATGATCGGCATCCGCCACGAGATCGCGGCGATCGAGCGCGGCGAGGCGGATCGGGAGAACAACGTGCTCAAGCGCGCGCCGCACACTGCGGCGCATGTGACCAGCGATGCGTGGGACCGGCCGTACTCGCGGGAGCAGGCGGCGTATCCGACCGCCTGGACGCGGGAGCGAAAGTTCTGGCCAACGGTCGCCCGGATTGAGAGTGCGTTCGGGGATCGCAACCTGGTGTGCGCGTGTCCGCCCATCGAGGAATACGCGGCCGCGCATTGA
- a CDS encoding peptide ABC transporter substrate-binding protein: MPIVLRPSRQPRIATPVVSRRRARSLLAAAAGLLTACSGGDPVVTGETGGTMVIVQAAEPQTLFPPRANGTQEMAVVASVFDRLAEIGPELGTVGDVGFVPRLASSWHWAPDSLSIDFSLDPRARWHDGAPVRAEDVKYTFHAYTSDAVLSEARSLLGNIDSVSVRDSLTAVVWFKRRTPQQFMDATYSMFILPSHLLASLPDSALLNAPFGRQPVGTGRFRFAKWDAGTRLEIVADTANLRGRAKLDRVIWTFVSDMGAATVKLLAGEADFLEKIKPENIPQVASSPSLRLEDNRPLGYGFLGFNLQARRSVANGAPLPHPVFGDLRVRRALAMALDRSRMIRSALDSLGMVGLAPAPRVLIPDTSALRAIPYDMAAARGMLDSAGWMDTNGDGVREHEGQALAFELLVPSSSPTRMKLSELIQAALKEVGAKVTLQPLDGPTALGPRLEARDFDAWMGGWAPNPGLQGMRQTWASRGDGNYQSYVSPAFDALMDSALTTFDASRSRGYWTRAFQQAIDDVPSVWLYEERTFVVLHRRIRIAPLRADAWYANLADWSVDPAQRIDRDRIGVGTAR; this comes from the coding sequence ATGCCCATCGTTCTCCGGCCCTCTCGTCAGCCACGAATCGCCACTCCGGTTGTTTCGCGTCGGCGTGCCCGGTCACTGCTGGCCGCCGCTGCGGGGCTGCTGACGGCGTGCTCGGGAGGTGACCCCGTCGTGACCGGCGAGACCGGTGGGACGATGGTGATTGTTCAGGCCGCCGAGCCGCAGACGCTGTTCCCACCGCGCGCAAACGGCACGCAGGAGATGGCCGTCGTCGCGTCCGTATTCGATCGCCTCGCGGAAATTGGCCCGGAGCTTGGCACCGTCGGCGACGTCGGGTTCGTTCCAAGACTGGCCAGCAGCTGGCATTGGGCACCCGATTCGCTCTCGATCGACTTCTCCCTCGATCCGCGAGCGCGCTGGCACGATGGCGCGCCAGTCCGCGCAGAAGACGTGAAATACACATTCCATGCATACACGTCCGACGCGGTCCTCAGCGAAGCCCGTTCATTGCTTGGCAACATCGACTCCGTATCCGTGCGGGACTCACTGACCGCGGTGGTATGGTTCAAGCGTCGCACGCCGCAACAGTTCATGGATGCGACATACAGCATGTTCATCCTTCCGTCACACCTGTTGGCGTCACTGCCCGATTCCGCGTTGCTCAACGCGCCCTTCGGTCGCCAGCCCGTGGGGACCGGCCGCTTCCGTTTCGCAAAGTGGGACGCGGGCACCCGGCTGGAGATTGTCGCCGACACGGCAAACCTGCGGGGCCGAGCGAAGCTTGACCGTGTCATCTGGACGTTCGTGTCGGACATGGGCGCTGCCACCGTGAAACTGCTGGCCGGCGAAGCCGATTTCCTGGAGAAAATCAAACCCGAGAATATTCCACAGGTTGCCAGCTCGCCCTCGCTCCGACTCGAAGACAACCGGCCGCTGGGATACGGGTTTCTCGGATTCAACCTGCAAGCGCGGCGGTCGGTGGCCAACGGTGCTCCGTTACCCCATCCGGTCTTCGGTGATCTGCGTGTACGCCGCGCACTGGCGATGGCGCTTGACCGATCCCGCATGATCCGGTCTGCACTTGACTCGCTCGGCATGGTGGGCTTGGCGCCGGCACCGCGTGTTCTGATTCCGGATACCTCGGCGCTGCGGGCGATTCCCTACGATATGGCTGCCGCGCGAGGGATGCTCGATAGTGCCGGATGGATGGACACCAACGGCGACGGGGTGCGCGAGCATGAGGGCCAGGCACTCGCCTTCGAGCTGCTTGTTCCGTCGTCCAGTCCAACACGCATGAAGCTCTCGGAACTCATACAAGCGGCGCTCAAGGAAGTCGGGGCGAAGGTGACGCTGCAACCACTCGACGGACCAACCGCACTTGGACCACGCCTTGAGGCGCGCGACTTCGACGCGTGGATGGGTGGATGGGCCCCGAATCCGGGCCTCCAGGGCATGCGTCAGACGTGGGCGTCACGAGGCGACGGGAACTATCAGAGTTACGTCAGTCCCGCGTTCGACGCGCTGATGGACAGTGCGCTCACGACCTTCGATGCCTCGCGCAGCCGTGGCTATTGGACCCGCGCCTTTCAGCAGGCCATCGACGATGTGCCGTCGGTGTGGTTGTACGAGGAACGCACATTCGTCGTGTTGCACCGGCGCATTCGCATTGCGCCGCTCCGCGCTGACGCCTGGTACGCCAACCTCGCCGACTGGTCGGTCGATCCCGCGCAACGCATCGATCGCGACCGGATCGGTGTCGGGACCGCGCGCTGA
- a CDS encoding ABC transporter permease codes for MLVVVVAASAAFGLLHLAPGDPVSGIADMSNVSAELRAQWRAQGGYDQPIAVQYARWMADVARGRLGRSTSQQRPVIDVIGDRLPNTLLLMSLALAASVLLGTALGAWQGARAGSRRDRALTFASLLLYSIPEFWLALALLYVFAFRAHVLPATGMIDAAMYDSMTPWQQMVDRARHLVLPWLSLTLIGTAIFARYQRSTMRDVLRESFVRTARAKGLSESAVRRQARRAAILPVVTLSGLFFPALLTGAVFVERVYGWPGMGSALLKAVGDRDYALVSACVIVGSAMTALGSLLADVVRVILDPRLRGS; via the coding sequence GTGCTGGTCGTGGTCGTCGCGGCCAGCGCCGCATTCGGGTTGCTGCATCTCGCGCCCGGCGATCCCGTCTCCGGCATCGCCGACATGAGCAACGTCTCGGCGGAGTTGCGGGCACAGTGGCGGGCACAAGGCGGCTATGACCAGCCCATCGCCGTGCAGTACGCTCGATGGATGGCCGACGTCGCGCGCGGACGTCTCGGCCGCTCCACTTCACAACAACGACCCGTCATCGACGTGATTGGCGATCGCCTACCCAATACACTGCTGCTGATGAGCCTCGCATTGGCCGCGAGTGTGTTGCTGGGTACGGCGCTCGGCGCATGGCAGGGCGCACGCGCTGGCTCCCGTCGCGACCGGGCGCTGACCTTTGCGTCCCTGCTGCTGTATTCCATTCCCGAGTTCTGGCTCGCGCTGGCGCTGCTGTACGTGTTTGCCTTCCGTGCCCACGTGCTGCCAGCCACCGGCATGATCGATGCCGCCATGTACGACAGCATGACACCATGGCAGCAGATGGTCGATCGCGCTCGTCACCTCGTACTGCCCTGGCTGTCGCTCACCCTGATCGGGACCGCCATCTTCGCGCGGTATCAACGCAGCACCATGCGCGATGTGCTTCGCGAGTCGTTCGTGCGCACCGCGCGCGCGAAAGGTCTCTCGGAATCGGCCGTGCGACGTCAGGCGAGGCGGGCCGCGATACTTCCCGTAGTCACCTTGTCTGGCCTGTTCTTCCCTGCGCTGCTCACCGGCGCGGTGTTTGTCGAACGAGTGTACGGATGGCCCGGCATGGGATCGGCTCTGCTGAAAGCGGTTGGCGACCGCGACTATGCGTTGGTCAGCGCCTGCGTGATCGTGGGCAGTGCCATGACCGCTCTGGGGAGCCTGCTGGCAGACGTCGTTCGCGTGATCCTCGATCCACGGTTGCGTGGCTCGTGA
- a CDS encoding ABC transporter permease, with the protein MHADNAPATVSRAVPWRLPLAFVLMLVAIAVCAPLIAPLPPGIPANYDALKYWPPSGAHPFGTDGFGRDVLSRVIHGSRISLTLAFAAVSLALVLGTCYGAVAGLLGGAVDRWLMRLLDVALSIPRLLMLLAVTAFWGALPLPALIVLLGTTGWFDVARLVRGEVQALVQRDFILAAHASGVPRLRVLGRHVLPHLVPLLVVSATLNVASTIALEAGLSYLGLGVPPGTPSWGNIINEGAGVIGSQWWLTLFPGLAIVTAVLACHALGDALRDLFAMDQVPA; encoded by the coding sequence ATGCACGCCGACAACGCACCCGCGACCGTCAGTCGTGCGGTACCATGGCGGCTGCCATTGGCGTTCGTGTTGATGTTGGTCGCCATCGCGGTGTGCGCGCCGCTCATTGCGCCATTGCCGCCGGGAATTCCAGCCAATTACGATGCGCTCAAGTACTGGCCGCCATCCGGCGCGCATCCGTTCGGCACCGATGGCTTCGGACGTGATGTCTTGAGTCGCGTCATCCACGGCTCGCGTATCTCGTTGACCTTGGCCTTTGCGGCGGTATCGCTGGCGTTGGTCCTTGGTACCTGCTACGGCGCCGTGGCCGGACTGCTTGGCGGTGCGGTCGACCGATGGCTCATGCGCCTGCTCGATGTCGCCTTGTCCATTCCGCGGCTTTTGATGCTGTTGGCCGTGACCGCCTTCTGGGGCGCACTGCCCCTCCCGGCGCTGATCGTACTGTTGGGCACCACAGGCTGGTTCGACGTGGCCCGACTCGTCCGAGGCGAGGTGCAGGCGCTCGTTCAGCGGGACTTCATCCTGGCGGCGCACGCCAGCGGCGTACCACGCCTTCGCGTCCTTGGCCGGCACGTGCTGCCCCATCTTGTCCCCCTCCTCGTGGTCAGTGCCACGCTCAATGTCGCCAGCACCATCGCACTTGAGGCGGGACTGAGTTATCTCGGACTTGGCGTCCCGCCCGGCACCCCGAGCTGGGGCAACATCATCAACGAGGGCGCGGGCGTGATCGGCTCACAATGGTGGCTCACCCTGTTCCCGGGCCTGGCCATCGTCACCGCCGTTCTCGCCTGCCACGCGCTCGGCGACGCCTTGCGCGATCTCTTCGCCATGGATCAGGTTCCCGCGTGA
- a CDS encoding ABC transporter ATP-binding protein gives MVAHPVPGPGHRHRRSRLPRARRRLARSLRHGSGSRVTDPVTLRPSDTDHPGNPPSGNALLSVQSLRVTFPGEDGPARAVDGVSFTIAAGETVCVVGESGCGKSLTALSLLRLVPQPGRIEPGSAIRFDGDDVLTLSDEKLRAIRGRRMSMIFQEPMTALNPVLTVGDQIAEVVRVHTTASRREAWDRAVAMLREVGIADPAERAKQYPHELSGGMRQRVMIAMALVLEPRLVIADEPTTALDVTIQAQILDLLRAQRDRTGLALLLITHDLGIVAEMASRVLVMYAGQVVEEAPVEAIFSNATHPYTEGLLAAVPRLDQIGGRLRTIPGTVPAPTAWPTGCRFRERCAHAFDRCATESPALVQVGAAHRARCHLVQEPARRRVEQLT, from the coding sequence ATGGTGGCTCACCCTGTTCCCGGGCCTGGCCATCGTCACCGCCGTTCTCGCCTGCCACGCGCTCGGCGACGCCTTGCGCGATCTCTTCGCCATGGATCAGGTTCCCGCGTGACCGATCCCGTAACCCTTCGCCCATCCGACACCGACCACCCCGGGAACCCGCCCAGCGGCAACGCGCTACTGAGCGTGCAGTCGCTGCGGGTCACCTTCCCCGGCGAGGACGGTCCGGCGCGAGCCGTCGATGGCGTCTCGTTCACGATTGCCGCCGGCGAGACGGTGTGTGTGGTCGGTGAATCCGGCTGCGGCAAATCGCTCACCGCGCTCTCGCTGCTCCGACTGGTCCCGCAACCCGGGCGCATTGAACCAGGCAGCGCGATCCGCTTTGACGGCGACGATGTCCTGACGCTCAGTGACGAGAAGCTGCGGGCCATTCGCGGTCGTCGGATGAGCATGATCTTTCAGGAGCCGATGACGGCGCTCAATCCCGTGCTCACCGTGGGCGATCAGATTGCCGAAGTGGTGCGGGTACACACCACGGCGTCTCGACGCGAGGCCTGGGACCGCGCGGTCGCGATGCTGCGCGAGGTCGGCATCGCCGACCCGGCCGAACGCGCCAAACAATATCCGCACGAACTCTCGGGCGGCATGCGGCAACGCGTGATGATCGCCATGGCCCTGGTCCTTGAGCCGCGTCTCGTCATTGCGGATGAACCCACCACCGCACTCGATGTCACCATTCAGGCGCAGATCCTCGATCTGTTGCGGGCACAGCGCGATCGCACGGGACTGGCCTTGCTGCTCATCACGCACGACCTTGGCATTGTGGCGGAGATGGCATCGCGCGTGCTGGTGATGTATGCCGGACAAGTAGTGGAGGAAGCACCGGTCGAGGCAATTTTCTCGAACGCCACGCATCCATATACCGAAGGGTTGCTCGCGGCCGTGCCGCGACTCGATCAGATCGGCGGCCGGCTGCGCACCATTCCCGGCACCGTGCCGGCACCGACGGCCTGGCCCACTGGTTGCCGCTTTCGGGAACGGTGCGCACACGCCTTCGACCGTTGCGCCACCGAATCGCCGGCACTCGTGCAGGTTGGCGCCGCGCACCGCGCGCGCTGTCATCTCGTACAGGAACCGGCACGTCGACGTGTGGAGCAACTGACGTGA
- a CDS encoding ABC transporter ATP-binding protein — protein sequence MTTPLLRVRGLTKHFPIRGGLLQRTTGAVKAVDGVSFDIAPGETLALVGESGCGKTTTGRAVLRLIEPSAGEILFDGIDVRALRGEALRRLRRRMQIVFQDPYGSLNPRMTVGAAIKEGLIVHDLAHGADADRRVATLLDEVGLRPEFAARYPHEFSGGQRQRIGIARALAVEPSFIVCDEPVSALDVSVQAQVVNLLRDLQKERGLAYLFIAHDLAVVAHMADRVAVMYLGHIVELAPRATLFATPRMPYTKALLSAVPVPDPAASRQRQLLPGEPPSPAHPPGGCVFHPRCPHPAKDASCTHMVPPLQEVAPGHFVACLKESPSHPLPTAS from the coding sequence GTGACCACCCCCTTGCTCCGCGTTCGCGGGCTGACCAAGCACTTCCCCATTCGCGGCGGCCTGCTGCAACGCACCACGGGCGCGGTGAAAGCGGTTGACGGGGTGTCATTCGATATCGCTCCCGGCGAAACACTGGCCCTGGTCGGCGAATCCGGTTGCGGCAAGACCACCACCGGTCGCGCGGTCCTCCGCCTGATCGAACCGTCGGCCGGCGAGATTCTCTTCGATGGCATCGATGTCCGGGCGCTGCGCGGCGAGGCGCTGCGCCGCCTGCGTCGACGCATGCAGATCGTGTTCCAGGATCCGTACGGCTCCCTCAATCCGCGCATGACCGTCGGCGCCGCGATCAAGGAAGGACTGATCGTGCACGACCTGGCGCACGGAGCGGACGCTGATCGACGCGTCGCGACCTTGCTCGATGAAGTCGGATTGCGTCCGGAATTTGCCGCGCGTTATCCGCACGAATTCTCCGGTGGCCAGCGTCAACGCATCGGGATCGCGCGTGCGCTGGCCGTGGAACCGTCATTCATTGTCTGCGACGAACCGGTCTCGGCGCTGGATGTGAGTGTGCAGGCGCAGGTCGTCAACCTGCTGCGCGATCTGCAGAAAGAACGCGGCCTCGCCTACCTGTTCATCGCGCACGATCTCGCGGTCGTCGCACACATGGCCGATCGGGTGGCGGTGATGTACCTCGGCCACATCGTCGAACTGGCGCCGCGCGCAACGTTGTTTGCGACGCCGCGCATGCCCTACACCAAGGCGTTACTCTCGGCCGTCCCGGTGCCTGACCCCGCGGCCTCGCGCCAGCGGCAGCTCCTGCCCGGAGAGCCGCCGTCACCGGCGCATCCGCCCGGTGGCTGCGTGTTTCATCCGCGGTGCCCGCATCCTGCCAAGGACGCCTCCTGCACACACATGGTACCGCCGCTTCAGGAAGTGGCGCCCGGTCATTTCGTTGCCTGTCTCAAAGAGTCGCCTTCCCACCCCTTGCCCACCGCCTCGTGA